In Dermacentor andersoni chromosome 4, qqDerAnde1_hic_scaffold, whole genome shotgun sequence, the following proteins share a genomic window:
- the LOC126516341 gene encoding uncharacterized protein, with translation MGSVGAASAAQTGRGTRISASDDEYQVVLPSLPTGRFVLNTVFLHCDIRARPYRVEDFRDALAQLSLLPEVAALGAYRMSHVWAVTFKDSDAVKKIVSVGELQVKKGRCLVIDPANQDVRLKVHWLLPSVPDEDVRFAFAPFGKVTDVVRERWRVHGVTDKNSTTRLVTLKLKPGVKLDDLPHQVSVAGELALVVVPGRAPLCLRCRGTGHIRRECRIPRCGACRRFGHEDSQCERTYASVTGPVGNEDNSALLMDEADMEDTSTAAGEAADVVAKPAVGLEQEEKQVAQAVFTGHQQATAEGTAAMPNAEEKTPPDAEVTSSLVEPEGMDTLTGPSTQPTGKRPHNQTVSRTAKQDGSGGDEPPPKATGIRRSTLKLRPNVTVDPRQAGKPPP, from the coding sequence ATGGGCTCCgtaggagcggcttcagcggcccagACGGGCCGCGGTACCAGGATTTCTGCCTCGGACGACGAGTATCAAGTTGTTTTGCCTAGTCTGCCAACAGGGCGTTTTGTTTTGAATACCGTTTTTCTACACTGTGATATCAGGGCccgcccataccgggtggaagattttcgcgacGCGCTCGCCCAGTTATCGCTCCTGCCGGAAGTGGCTGCTCTCGGGGCCTACCGTATGAGCCATGTGTGGGCCGTGACCTTCAAGGACAGCGACGCGGTGAAAAAGATCGTCAGCGTTGGAGAGCTGCAGGTCAAGAAGGGCCGGTGTCTcgtcatcgaccccgccaaccagGACGTACGCCTGAAAGTGCATTGGCTGCTGCCCAGCGTTCCTGACGAGGACGTACGTTTTGCCTTCGCGCCGTTTGGAAAGGTCACCGACGTAGTCCGCGAGCGCTGGCGGGTTCACGGCGTGACTgataagaactcaacaacaaggcTGGTTACGCTGAAGTTGAAGCCGGGCGTAAAGCTCGACGACCTTCCGCATCAGGTGAGCGTCGCCGGGGAACTGGCTCTCGTGGTTGTGCCGGGCAGAGCTCCTCTCTGCCTACGCTGCCGCGGCACGGGCCACATTCGTCGCGAGTGCCGCATTCCACGGTGTGGTGCCTGCCGACGCTTCGGTCATGAGGACAGCCAGTGCGAGCGCACGTACGCTAGCGTCACCGGACCCGTGGGCAATGAGGACAACTCCGCCCTACTCATGGACGAGGCGGACATGGAGGACACGTCGACCGCGGCGGGTGAAGCAGCTGACGTCGTGGCAAAGCCGGCGGTGGGGCTTGAACAGGAggagaaacaagtcgctcaggCTGTCTTCACAGGACACCAACAAGCGACTGCAGAGGGCACCGCGGCCATGCCGAATGCTGAAGAGAAAACCCCACCTGATGCGGAGGTGACCTCCTCCCTCGTTGAACCTGAAGGCATGGACACCCTCACAGGCCCATCTACCCAACCGACGGGAAAACGGCCCCACAACCAGACCGTTAGCCGGACGGCGAAACAGgacggcagcggcggcgacgaGCCACCGCCCAAAGCAACAGGTATAAGGAGGTCGACCTTGAAGCTTCGGCCGAACGTTACGGTCGATCCACGGCAGGCGGGTAAACCGCCTCCGTAA